A single region of the Halorussus gelatinilyticus genome encodes:
- a CDS encoding Mrp/NBP35 family ATP-binding protein: MDASEVRDLLREVEDPDLGDDIVSLGLVNDLSVEGDTATISLALGAPYSPHETEIANRVREVLSDHGLDADLSARVDDDVSADEQVLPNVENIIAVASGKGGVGKSTVAVNIAAGLSQLGARVGLFDADVYGPNVPRMVDADEVPTATEDETMIPPEQFGVKLMSMAFLVGEDDPVIWRGPMVHKVLTQLWEDVEWGHLDYMVVDLPPGTGDAQLTLLQSVPVTGAVIVTTPQDVAIDDARKGLRMFGKHDTPVLGIAENMSTFKCPDCGGEHDIFGRGGGAKFAEDNDMPFLGSVPIDPSVRTGGDEGRPIVLDEDEDTGDAFRVLTENVANNVGVIKRRQQR; encoded by the coding sequence ATGGACGCATCAGAGGTACGCGACTTGCTCCGGGAAGTCGAAGACCCGGACCTCGGCGACGACATCGTCTCGCTCGGTCTCGTCAACGACCTGTCTGTCGAAGGCGACACAGCGACCATCTCGCTGGCGCTGGGCGCGCCGTACTCGCCCCACGAGACGGAGATCGCCAACCGAGTCCGCGAAGTCCTGAGCGACCACGGTCTCGACGCCGACCTCTCGGCCCGCGTGGACGACGACGTCTCCGCCGACGAGCAGGTCCTGCCGAACGTCGAGAACATCATCGCGGTCGCCTCGGGAAAAGGCGGCGTCGGCAAATCGACCGTCGCGGTCAACATCGCGGCCGGTCTCTCTCAGTTGGGCGCCCGCGTCGGTCTCTTCGACGCCGACGTGTACGGCCCGAACGTCCCCCGGATGGTGGACGCCGACGAGGTACCCACGGCCACCGAGGACGAGACCATGATTCCGCCCGAGCAGTTCGGCGTGAAACTCATGAGCATGGCCTTCCTCGTCGGCGAGGACGACCCCGTCATCTGGCGGGGCCCGATGGTCCACAAGGTCCTCACCCAACTCTGGGAGGACGTCGAGTGGGGCCACCTCGACTACATGGTCGTTGACCTCCCGCCCGGCACCGGCGACGCGCAGCTCACGCTCCTCCAGAGCGTCCCGGTCACGGGCGCAGTCATCGTAACGACGCCCCAAGACGTCGCCATCGACGACGCCCGCAAGGGCCTGCGGATGTTCGGCAAACACGACACGCCGGTGCTGGGCATCGCCGAGAACATGTCCACGTTCAAGTGCCCTGACTGCGGCGGCGAACACGACATCTTCGGCCGCGGCGGCGGCGCGAAGTTCGCCGAGGACAACGACATGCCGTTCCTCGGCTCGGTCCCCATCGACCCGTCGGTTCGGACCGGGGGCGACGAGGGCAGACCCATCGTGCTGGACGAAGACGAGGACACGGGCGACGCGTTCCGCGTGCTGACCGAGAACGTCGCCAACAACGTCGGAGTTATCAAACGACGCCAGCAACGCTAA
- the lrpA1 gene encoding HTH-type transcriptional regulator LrpA1 has translation MSTQSTEDRILSVLEEDAQASYAEIADRANVSKPTVRKYIEKLEDEGVIVGYSAEIDPKKLSSKSIALVGMDVASEKYVEATRDLKALDEVETLYSSSGDHMLMAEVRAADGDAVGEVISEKMLDIEGVTAAHPSFLQERLK, from the coding sequence ATGAGTACACAGTCTACGGAAGACCGAATCCTCTCGGTCCTCGAAGAGGACGCCCAAGCGTCCTACGCCGAAATCGCCGACCGGGCGAACGTCTCGAAGCCCACGGTCCGAAAGTACATCGAAAAACTCGAAGACGAAGGCGTCATCGTGGGGTACTCGGCCGAAATCGACCCAAAGAAACTCTCCAGCAAGTCCATCGCGCTCGTCGGGATGGACGTCGCCAGCGAGAAGTACGTCGAGGCGACCCGCGACCTGAAGGCGCTGGACGAAGTAGAGACGCTCTACTCCTCGTCGGGCGACCACATGCTTATGGCGGAGGTCCGCGCGGCGGACGGCGACGCCGTCGGCGAGGTCATCAGCGAGAAGATGCTGGACATCGAGGGCGTGACCGCGGCGCATCCGTCGTTCCTCCAAGAGCGCCTGAAGTAG
- a CDS encoding thiamine pyrophosphate-dependent enzyme, whose translation MSAFNAIGEEREIDRDEFTPEIEPQATWCPGCGDFGVLKALKQAMPEVGRTPEETLLVTGIGCSGKLSSYFKSYGFHSIHGRALPVARAAKMANPDLEVIAAGGDGDGYGIGGNHFMHTARENHDMTYIVFDNEIFGLTKGQTSPTSPKGHKSKTQPHGSAKQPIRPLSLALTSGASYVARTAAVNPNQAKEILTEAMEHDGFAHVDFLTQCPTWNKDAKQYVPYIDVQDSDDYDFDITDRGEASEMMQKAENALYEGEVLTGRFYHDEDRPSYQEEKQATGDMPEEPLAERYFDDDYEWERSYDLLERHK comes from the coding sequence ATGAGTGCATTCAACGCAATCGGCGAGGAACGAGAGATCGACCGAGACGAGTTCACGCCCGAAATCGAACCGCAAGCGACGTGGTGTCCGGGCTGTGGCGACTTCGGCGTCCTGAAGGCACTGAAGCAGGCGATGCCCGAAGTCGGTCGTACCCCCGAGGAGACCCTGCTGGTCACGGGTATCGGCTGCTCGGGCAAGCTGTCGAGCTACTTCAAGAGCTACGGGTTCCACTCCATCCACGGCCGGGCGCTGCCGGTCGCTCGCGCGGCGAAGATGGCCAACCCCGACCTCGAAGTCATCGCCGCAGGTGGCGACGGTGACGGCTACGGCATCGGCGGGAACCACTTCATGCACACCGCCCGCGAGAACCACGACATGACCTACATCGTCTTCGACAACGAGATCTTCGGGCTGACGAAGGGTCAGACTTCCCCGACCAGTCCGAAGGGCCACAAGTCGAAGACCCAGCCCCACGGGAGCGCGAAACAGCCGATTCGACCGCTGTCGCTCGCGCTGACCTCCGGGGCCTCGTACGTCGCCCGGACCGCGGCGGTCAACCCGAACCAGGCGAAGGAAATCCTGACGGAGGCGATGGAACACGACGGGTTCGCGCACGTGGACTTCCTCACGCAGTGCCCGACGTGGAACAAGGACGCCAAGCAGTACGTCCCGTACATCGACGTGCAGGACAGCGACGACTACGACTTCGACATCACCGACCGCGGCGAGGCGTCGGAGATGATGCAGAAGGCCGAGAACGCCCTCTACGAGGGCGAGGTTCTGACGGGTCGGTTCTACCACGACGAGGACCGACCGTCCTACCAGGAGGAGAAGCAGGCCACGGGCGACATGCCCGAGGAGCCGCTGGCCGAGCGGTACTTCGACGACGACTACGAGTGGGAGCGCAGCTACGACCTGCTCGAACGCCACAAGTAA
- a CDS encoding 2-oxoacid:acceptor oxidoreductase subunit alpha produces MTDDELIWRIAGGSGDGIDSTSQNFAKALMRSGLNVFTHRHYPSRIRGGHTYVEIRAKDEPVKSRGDNYNFLLALGDSFARNPQEEAYYGNEEIKPLTENLDELREGGVIVYDSGLLDASEIENFDERAEENDWHVYDLDLRGLAKEHGREVMRNTAGVGATAALLDMDLEHIKGLMSDAMSGDVLEANIQILEEAYESVNEDYEHTHDLRAPTGTQDEEQVLVSGSHGIAYGSLDEGCRFISGYPMTPWTDVFTIMTQHLPEMGGISEQVEDEIAAASLAIGASHAGAKAMSGSSGGGFALMSEPLGLAEMTETPIVLVESMRAGGSTGMPTKPEQGDLEHVLYTSQGDSNRVVFAPGDAAECYRQTRKAFEIAYEYQIPSIVIYDQKLSGGHQTVPEEVFDQEPNPDIGSVTTEQDLEEAVQEAGRFKRYMYDDEGERGGVSPRSIPGQKGGNFLASGNEHNEVGHISEDPDNRVLQMNRRMSKLESIRDELAENADHQTVYGPEDAEYGILSWGSTKGVVEEAVDVLNEQGHSVKAMNVSDMMPFAKDEVTAFLESVDEALVVEMNATAQFRRHVQGQLGRFGEKLYSLLKYDGNPFEPREVVSGFESRIGGEADLSQYNVRIESATGD; encoded by the coding sequence ATGACTGATGACGAACTCATCTGGCGAATCGCAGGCGGTTCCGGAGACGGAATCGACTCGACGAGCCAGAACTTTGCCAAGGCGCTGATGCGCTCGGGGCTGAACGTCTTCACGCACCGACACTACCCGTCGCGCATCCGCGGCGGCCACACGTACGTAGAGATTCGGGCGAAGGACGAGCCCGTAAAGTCCCGAGGAGACAACTACAACTTCCTGCTGGCGCTGGGCGACAGCTTCGCGCGGAACCCCCAGGAGGAAGCCTACTACGGTAACGAGGAGATCAAACCGCTGACCGAGAATCTCGACGAACTGCGCGAGGGCGGCGTCATCGTCTACGACTCCGGACTGCTCGACGCCAGCGAGATCGAGAACTTCGACGAGCGCGCAGAGGAGAACGACTGGCACGTCTACGACCTCGACCTGCGAGGACTCGCTAAGGAACACGGCCGCGAGGTTATGCGTAACACGGCGGGCGTGGGCGCGACCGCGGCGCTGCTGGACATGGACCTCGAACACATCAAGGGTCTGATGTCGGACGCGATGAGCGGCGACGTGCTGGAGGCCAACATCCAGATTCTCGAGGAGGCCTACGAGTCGGTCAACGAGGATTACGAACACACCCACGACCTGCGCGCCCCGACCGGCACGCAGGACGAAGAGCAGGTCCTCGTCTCCGGCTCGCACGGCATCGCCTACGGGTCGCTCGACGAGGGCTGTCGGTTCATCTCGGGCTACCCGATGACCCCGTGGACCGACGTGTTCACCATCATGACCCAGCACCTGCCGGAGATGGGCGGCATCTCCGAGCAGGTCGAAGACGAAATCGCCGCGGCGTCGCTCGCCATCGGTGCGAGCCACGCCGGCGCGAAGGCGATGTCCGGGTCCTCCGGCGGCGGCTTCGCGCTGATGTCCGAACCGCTCGGCCTCGCCGAGATGACCGAGACGCCCATCGTCCTCGTGGAGTCGATGCGCGCCGGCGGTTCGACCGGGATGCCGACCAAGCCCGAACAGGGCGACCTCGAACACGTCCTGTACACGAGTCAGGGCGACTCGAACCGCGTCGTGTTCGCGCCGGGTGACGCCGCGGAGTGTTACCGACAGACGCGAAAGGCGTTCGAAATCGCCTACGAGTACCAAATTCCGTCCATCGTCATCTACGACCAGAAGCTCTCGGGCGGCCACCAGACCGTCCCCGAGGAGGTCTTCGACCAAGAGCCGAACCCCGACATCGGCAGCGTCACGACCGAGCAGGACCTCGAAGAAGCCGTACAGGAGGCTGGTCGCTTCAAGCGGTACATGTACGACGACGAGGGCGAGCGCGGCGGCGTCAGTCCGCGCTCCATCCCCGGCCAGAAGGGCGGGAACTTCCTCGCGTCGGGTAACGAACACAACGAGGTCGGACACATCAGCGAGGACCCGGACAACCGCGTCCTCCAGATGAACCGCCGGATGTCGAAACTCGAGTCCATCCGCGACGAACTCGCGGAGAACGCCGACCATCAGACGGTCTACGGTCCCGAGGACGCCGAGTACGGCATCCTCAGCTGGGGCAGTACCAAGGGCGTCGTCGAGGAGGCCGTCGACGTACTGAACGAGCAGGGCCACTCGGTGAAGGCAATGAACGTCAGCGACATGATGCCGTTCGCCAAGGACGAGGTGACCGCGTTCCTCGAGAGCGTCGACGAGGCGCTGGTCGTCGAGATGAACGCGACGGCGCAGTTCCGCCGCCACGTTCAGGGCCAACTCGGTCGCTTCGGCGAGAAACTGTACAGCCTGCTCAAGTACGACGGCAACCCCTTCGAGCCTCGGGAAGTCGTCTCCGGCTTCGAGAGCCGAATCGGCGGGGAGGCCGACCTGAGCCAGTACAACGTCCGCATCGAATCCGCAACGGGTGACTAA
- a CDS encoding PKD domain-containing protein yields the protein MSKPTLVAIAVLLVVTTTAAGTLATNDTAPVNDATSSNEAPLADAGLDQDVRRGATVLLDATGSRDPDGRIERYEWSIRTPAGDEITPDCADCARTRFTPAETGRYRVTITITDDDGATRSDTLYVDVSPGAAPTVYVSGPTSPTKGSSVTYTANVSAGAAALDYVVWRVSGNRIANHSLSAGQTTDTVSKYFPTAGNRNVTATVYDADGLAETGSLAVAVRSESESSPGPPSDSPTSGAKTADRNSPQITGDQLLTGARPFRGRYNVRLDAPSGAVASVEWRDGAGRIGRGHSLTRTWEPGDHELYAVVTYDDGSTNVATFADGTTTVTVDAEPNVSFESLGRYSSISGTVKGLDEYGNLNGLRVEVDGEVVAVAGATLRGNRLPEFGRQRKLRFSHDDFTPGEKHTVTVVASDERGQTVRASREIVPVEKPEIVRSEFVNGPVDSYHERIDPDRYTAHHVLEIDLNGVDPEKVDVMLQPSDDKLSKLGTEKYSEETSYSMGEILIHSYWAGAIPNTYYINAKMSIRGFRENSSGSVTRYSKFQVTPSKPELRLNVVNDGTENYITRDHGILVNASGSFDPDHTDLKYIWKYGAEPTKPDNTTAKFRSYERAASIVEDEYDLKSKRNFDFLNYFVPDVSNTTVLTEKPYSDEETVRVRIATEPYHFSKQTYYEDFSLGISVSNPAADVIEWKTVEAEQSGHSDATEIPYRYVGIVEIPTEALASTSSSQTVTVYNEENTRKKVEMSLPEIAVSGDKKYWTDVTVQDLSYLVEKPRTRKVTVDTAERRNEYLKQGYQIERKSEEANYVLEERVKTRDAKYETETQEFDSQRLRAMFLQSSNEWYASGRYQTRETRTENASRWYPVSGTPFEKKWHDSSPWNGERTGNIREVKVEPAEYRTQRKYRYENEIEKTKTMTVWRTGTRWVTKTGTRTVERCSLKFGCYDVTERYTYRTTETYTYRTTKTYTYTITETERYWATSKYDPDHTFTGKTRRTKISDAVYETRFEVKYKSQTTETVTHYEAAREKKVHGAVYEWRGRTSTTDLMLARKQVSGRDDWRMIEDRTTTWVLVQQDGTTTLWTPIYETKSNVVKTKAVVDGTVVTQSYDSETGKFTEKRKSASDEFVFEGMKSKNNIEEIITNGEGTIDWCRVKVACSSSNGSN from the coding sequence ATGTCGAAGCCGACTTTGGTCGCTATCGCCGTTCTCCTCGTCGTAACGACCACTGCCGCCGGAACGCTCGCTACGAACGATACCGCGCCCGTGAACGACGCGACCTCCTCGAACGAAGCACCGCTCGCCGACGCAGGTCTCGACCAAGACGTACGGCGAGGTGCGACCGTCCTCTTAGACGCCACGGGGTCGCGCGACCCCGACGGTCGCATCGAACGCTACGAGTGGTCGATTCGAACGCCGGCCGGCGACGAGATTACGCCGGACTGCGCCGACTGCGCTCGGACGCGATTCACGCCCGCGGAGACCGGCCGCTATCGCGTCACGATAACCATCACCGACGACGACGGTGCGACGCGTTCGGACACGCTTTACGTGGACGTGTCGCCCGGCGCGGCCCCAACCGTCTACGTCTCGGGACCGACGAGTCCCACGAAAGGCTCCTCGGTGACCTACACTGCGAACGTCTCCGCCGGAGCCGCCGCACTCGATTACGTCGTCTGGCGAGTCTCCGGGAATCGAATCGCCAACCATTCGCTCTCGGCCGGACAGACGACCGACACCGTATCGAAGTACTTTCCAACTGCCGGAAACCGCAACGTGACCGCCACCGTGTACGACGCGGACGGGCTGGCGGAGACGGGTTCGCTCGCCGTCGCGGTCCGGTCGGAGTCCGAATCATCCCCCGGACCACCTTCGGATTCGCCGACCTCCGGCGCGAAGACCGCCGACCGGAACTCACCACAGATTACTGGCGATCAACTCCTCACCGGTGCGAGACCGTTCCGCGGCCGATACAACGTTCGACTGGATGCCCCGAGCGGTGCCGTCGCGTCGGTGGAGTGGCGAGACGGCGCTGGTCGCATCGGCAGAGGCCACTCGTTGACTCGGACGTGGGAACCCGGCGATCACGAACTCTACGCCGTCGTTACGTACGACGACGGCTCGACGAACGTCGCCACTTTCGCCGACGGAACGACGACGGTCACGGTTGACGCGGAACCGAACGTGTCTTTCGAGTCGCTCGGCCGGTACAGTTCGATTTCGGGAACCGTCAAAGGACTCGACGAGTACGGAAACTTGAACGGACTCCGCGTCGAGGTAGATGGCGAAGTCGTCGCCGTGGCGGGGGCGACCCTTCGGGGTAACCGCCTCCCCGAGTTCGGTCGCCAGCGGAAACTGCGTTTCTCCCACGACGATTTCACGCCTGGCGAGAAACACACCGTGACCGTGGTTGCTTCCGACGAGCGCGGCCAAACGGTCCGCGCTAGCCGTGAAATCGTCCCTGTCGAGAAACCCGAAATCGTCCGGTCTGAGTTCGTCAACGGACCGGTGGATTCGTATCACGAACGCATCGACCCCGATCGGTACACGGCACATCACGTCTTGGAGATTGATTTAAACGGAGTTGACCCTGAGAAGGTGGATGTTATGTTACAACCAAGTGATGATAAACTATCGAAATTGGGGACGGAGAAATATTCAGAAGAAACGTCTTATTCTATGGGTGAAATACTCATACATAGTTATTGGGCTGGAGCAATACCGAATACATATTATATAAATGCGAAGATGTCGATAAGGGGTTTCAGAGAGAATTCGAGCGGGAGTGTTACTCGATACAGCAAATTCCAAGTAACACCTAGCAAGCCAGAACTCCGCTTGAACGTCGTCAACGACGGGACGGAGAACTACATCACGAGAGACCACGGTATCTTGGTGAACGCGTCCGGGTCGTTCGATCCGGATCATACCGACCTCAAGTACATCTGGAAGTACGGTGCAGAACCGACGAAGCCCGACAATACGACGGCTAAGTTCCGCTCGTACGAACGGGCCGCGAGTATCGTCGAGGATGAATACGACCTAAAATCGAAGCGGAATTTCGATTTCCTGAACTACTTCGTCCCGGACGTCTCTAACACGACGGTTCTGACCGAGAAGCCCTACTCCGACGAGGAGACGGTTCGGGTCCGCATAGCAACCGAGCCGTACCACTTCTCGAAGCAAACCTACTACGAGGACTTCTCGTTGGGAATTTCGGTATCGAACCCCGCAGCGGACGTGATAGAGTGGAAGACTGTCGAAGCAGAACAGAGCGGACACTCAGACGCGACAGAAATCCCGTACCGATACGTCGGCATTGTCGAGATTCCGACTGAAGCGCTCGCTTCGACTTCGTCGTCTCAGACGGTGACTGTCTACAACGAGGAGAACACCCGGAAAAAGGTCGAGATGAGTCTGCCGGAAATCGCCGTTTCGGGGGACAAGAAGTACTGGACCGACGTCACAGTCCAAGATCTCTCGTATCTGGTCGAGAAGCCTCGCACGAGGAAGGTGACGGTCGATACAGCGGAGAGGCGAAACGAGTATCTCAAGCAAGGATACCAAATTGAGCGCAAGAGCGAAGAGGCGAACTACGTCCTCGAGGAGCGTGTCAAGACTCGAGATGCGAAGTACGAAACCGAAACGCAAGAGTTCGACAGCCAGCGTCTCCGTGCGATGTTCTTGCAATCCTCGAACGAGTGGTACGCTTCGGGACGTTATCAGACCAGGGAAACGAGAACCGAGAACGCATCTAGATGGTATCCAGTTTCGGGAACGCCGTTCGAAAAGAAGTGGCACGACTCTAGCCCGTGGAACGGTGAACGAACCGGGAATATCCGTGAAGTGAAGGTCGAACCTGCCGAGTACCGCACGCAGCGCAAGTACCGTTACGAAAACGAGATCGAGAAGACGAAGACGATGACGGTTTGGCGGACCGGGACTCGTTGGGTCACGAAAACCGGGACGCGGACGGTAGAGCGTTGTAGTCTCAAATTCGGCTGCTACGACGTCACCGAGCGATACACGTACAGGACGACGGAGACCTACACTTACCGGACGACGAAGACCTATACCTACACGATTACGGAAACTGAGAGGTACTGGGCGACGTCGAAGTACGACCCCGACCATACGTTTACCGGAAAGACGAGACGGACAAAAATCTCGGACGCCGTCTACGAGACCCGATTCGAAGTGAAGTACAAAAGCCAGACGACAGAGACGGTGACCCACTACGAAGCAGCGCGTGAGAAGAAGGTTCACGGTGCAGTCTACGAGTGGCGAGGTAGGACCTCGACTACGGACCTCATGCTCGCTAGAAAGCAGGTTTCCGGCAGAGACGACTGGCGGATGATAGAAGATCGAACGACTACGTGGGTCCTCGTTCAGCAAGATGGAACGACGACGCTCTGGACGCCGATTTACGAAACGAAGAGCAACGTCGTCAAAACGAAAGCTGTCGTCGATGGAACAGTGGTTACCCAGTCCTACGACTCTGAGACGGGTAAATTCACGGAAAAGAGGAAGTCCGCCTCGGACGAATTCGTATTCGAAGGCATGAAGAGTAAAAACAATATAGAAGAAATCATAACTAACGGCGAGGGAACCATCGACTGGTGTCGAGTGAAGGTCGCCTGTTCGTCGTCTAATGGAAGTAATTAA